CACCACCAGGCCTTCCTTGGCGCCTTCAATCACTCCACCCTCTCCAAGTACCACCGTCTGCACATGGGGGGAGTTGGGCAGCATCGTGACCACCACATCGCTCTGTGATGCCACTTCCTTTGCGCTCGCTGCCTCTGCGGCCCCGGAAGCGACCAGCTCGGCGACCGCTTCCTTGTTGATATCGTTCACGACCAGGCTGTAGCCGGCCTTGATCAGGTTCTTCGCCATGGGCTTGCCCATGATCCCGAGTCCTATGAATCCTATCTTCATCTCTTTGCTCCTTACTTGCCGGCCAGGACCGCCCTGGCCTTCTTCGCGACATCCTCCGCCTCAAGGCCGTAGTGCCTGAGCAGGATCTCGTAGTTCTCCGCACTGGTGCCGTAGCGGTCACCCACTCCCAGCATCTCGATGGGCAGGCGGCTCTTGCTCAGCGCCTGGCACACCACGCTGCCAAGCCCCCCGATGACGTTGTGCTCCTCAGCAGTAACGACGCCTTTCACGCCCTCGCAGAAGCCGAGCAGGGCCTCGGTGTCCAGCGGCTTGATCGTCGAAACGTTCACCACCCTTGCGGAGATGCCTTCCTTTTCCAGGATCTTTGCTGCCTCCATGGACTGCTGCACCATCACCCCGGTTGCGAAGATCACCACGTCCCCTCCGTCGACCATCTGGGTCATCTTGCCGATGTGGTACTCCTCGGCGGGGTCAGTTACGATAGGCAGGTCGTTTCGGTTGATGCGCAGGTACATCGGTCCCTTCTGTTCCACCATCGCCCTGACCATCTTCTCGGTCTCCACCGCATCACAGGGGCTGAGCACGGTCATGTGCGGCAGCACCTGCATCAGTGCGATGTCGTCGATGCTCTGGTGCGTCTTGCCGTCGCCGTAGTCGGAGAGTCCTGCACTGGAACCGCAGATCTTCACATTCAGGTTCGCAATTGTCACCGAGGAGCGGATCTGGTCGTAGGCTCGGCCTGATGCGAAGACCGCAAACGAGTTCATGAACGGGATCTTCCCAGTCAGGGAGAGTCCTGCGGAGACCGACGCCATGTTCTGCTCGGCGATCCCCATCTGGAAGTAGCGCTCGGGGTACTCGGCTGCGAACAGCTTGCTCATCGTGGAGTTGCCCAGGTCGGCTTCCAGCATCACGATATCCTTGTTGTCCTTTCCCAGCTCGACCAATGTCTCGCCGTAGGTTGTCCTCAGGCTGTCTGTCGTCCTCATGCCTCTACCTCCTTCCTCATGTTGTCTATGCACTGCCATGCTATCTTGTACTCTTCCTCATTCATGGATGCGTTGTGGTACTTCGCTTTCCCTTCTGCAAACGGGAAGCACTTGCCCTTGACGGTGTGTGCCATGATCGCGGTCGGGCCTTCCTTGTATGCCCTTGCAGCATCAAGGGCCCCCAGGACCTGCTCCATGTCGTGCCCGTCGATCTCGATCACGTTCCACCCGAAGGCCTTCCACTTCTCCACCAGGTTCTCGATCGGGAAGATCTCGGCGGTCGTGCTGGTCGCCTGCACGCCGTTCCAGTCCACGATCGCCGTCAGGTTGCTTGCCTTGTATACTGCCGCTGCCATCACGGCCTCCCACACCTGGCCCTCGGCTAGCTCGCCGTCCCCCAGGATGGTGTAGACGCGGCTCTCGCTCTTATCCAGCGTAAGGCCCAGGGCGACACCCAGGGATACCGACAGCCCCTGCCCGAGGCTCCCGGTCACCGCCTCGATGCCCGGGGTCTTGTCCATGTCCGGGTGTCCCTGCAGGATGCCCTCGAAGGTCTTCACCTTGCCCAGCTCGCCGCGCTCGAAGTACCCCAGCTCCGCAAGGCAGGCATACTGCACCAGCACCGCGTGCCCCTTGCTCATGATCAGCCGGTCACGGCCGGGGTCCTTCGGGTCGTCCTCGTTCACCTTCATCGTGTGGAAGTACAGGGCCGCCATCACATCCGCTATCGAGCTGCTCCCGCCAAGGTGCCCCACCTTCCCAGGGGGGATCATCTCCAGGATGTTTGCCCTTACCTGGATCGCCTTCAGCTGCAGTTCCTTCACCAATTCTTGAGAATAGTTCATCTTCTCTCTCCTTAGCAATCTCAACACATTCTTCAACAAATTACCTTGTTGAAGCGGTATAGATCATCGGCAACAGCAGTATCAGGAGACACTATCTGTTACCCATATCATCCTAACTTTCCAACATTACCTTCAGCATCTTGCCTTCACGATTGTTTTCCAAATCCTTGAAGGCCTGCACACCATCTTCCAGCTTATAGCTATGGGTGATGAGCGGTTTGATGTTGATTTTTCTTTCACTCAACAGCCTAAGGCTATCTGCAAAGCCATCGAGGTCATATACATAGTTACCCTTAATTTTCAATTCCTTGGTCACAATGTTCTGCATATTAACTTCAATGATCTTCTGGGCGTTTCCAATCCAGATTGCAGTTCCACCAATCTTCAAGCACTCAAGTGAGTTCTTTGCGGTTGGAGCAATTCCCACCGCCTCGATGGAGAAATCGATCATCTTACCGGAGGTAATGGCTGTAATCTCTGCAAGGAAATCCTGGGTTCGGGGATTCACAAGATAATCGGCTCCCAGTTCCTTGGCGATTCCAAGGCGGAAATCAGTAGCATCACTGACGATGACATTCTTCGCACCACGATATTTCAGTAGAGCAAGAGCCATCAGGCCAATGGTACCAGCCCCGATAATCAGGGTGTAATCAGCCTCTGCAAGTTCATCATCGCTAATCTTGTAGACCGAGCGATATGCAACTGCCAATGGTTCTGTGAAGGCAGCTTCGCTGAAGCTGATACCATCAAATGGAAGAAGGTATTTTTCCTCGATGGTTACATATTCACACATGGAACCATCGACATCGAGCACTCCCATGCAGATACCTTCAGGGCAAACGTTCACCATACCCTTCTTGCAGAATTCACAAACACCGCAGTAGGGCTTCGGGAAGACAACCACTTTCTGCCCTTCCTGAAATTTACCACCCTTCGGAGCCTGGGCAACCACACCACTGAACTCATGCCCCATGATCATGGGAGGAGTTCGTCTGCCGGTCTTTCCCATATATCCTTCAAAGTCAGAACCACAGATTCCGTTTGACTTGACCTGGATCAGATACTCATTCTCATTGGGAGCAGGGGTGGGAATTTCCCTCAGCTCCATCTCTTTCTCACCAACGTAATATAATGCTTTCATACAACAACCCTTCTTCTCAATCTCTTAATAAATGTACCCAAGCAGACGTGGAACGATCAAAGTCAGCTCCGGAATGTATGTCAGGAACATCAGTGCAATCAATTCAACTCCAATGAACGGTAATACTGCCTTGGAGATCTTCTCAATACTCAGCTTGGCAATCGGCGCCGCTGCATAGAGACAAGTACCTACCGGAGGCGTAATAAGGCCGAAGTTGAGGTTGACCAACATCACAATTGCAAAGTGCAATGGCTGAATTCCATAGGTCAATGCAATGGGTAGGAAGATTGGTGCCAGAATCAAGACACTTGCACCCGGATCCATAATCATACCCATGAACAACAAGAACAGGTTGACCATCAAGAGGAAAATAATCTTGTTTGAAGTAAGATTCAGCATGAAATTTGCAATCAAGCTGGGGATTCTTTCGATTGCAAGAACCTGACCAAAGAGGTTTGCCAATGCGATAACAAGCAACGTTACTGAAGAGGTAACCGCTGCGCTGAGGAAGCTGTCAAAGACTTCCTTCAAACTCATCGTCTTGAGCAAGAAGAGCCCTGCAATAATTGCATACAGACAAGCAATAACAGCAGCTTCGGTTGGGGTGAAGTATCCACTGAAGATACCGATGACCAAGATTGCTGGGCACATCAGTCCAATAATGGACTCTTTCAGTGTATAGACTACTTCCTTCATCGGGATCTTATTTGTTCTTCGAGGATGGTTATGCTTCTTTGCATAGTAGTAAGAAAGAACCATCAGCGAGAATGCAACCAGGATGCCAGGCAGATAGCCTGCTGCAAACAATGCACCAACTGACTCACCGGTAGCCATGGAGTAAATGACCATTACCACACTGGGAGGGATGATGGGACCAATAACCGAAGAGGCAACGGTTACCGCAGTCGCATAAGCTGGTGTATATCCCTCTTTTTCCATCGCAGGAATCAGGATAGAACCAAGAGCTGCAGTATCTGCAACACCACTTCCGGTAATACCGGCGAAGAATACGCTTGCCACAATATTCACCTGTGCGAGTGCACCAGGAATCCGTCCAACCAGAATATTGGAAAAGCTGATCAAGGCATCGGTAATCTTGGAACGGTTCATCAACTCTCCTGCGAGAATGAAGAACGGGATGGCAAGCAAAATATAGTTATCAATGCCACTGTACATCTTCTGGCCGATCATGCTCAGAGGGATGTTTCCAAGAAACAAAAAGTAATACAGGCTGGATACGCCCAAAACAAATGCAATGGGGATGCCTATAGCCAATGCAAGTATAAAAACAACTGCGATAATACCCATAGATTCCTCTCCCCTTAACTTCCGATTGTCTTTCCAGCAATGCCTTTGCTGGTAAGCAAGTCACCTAATCCCCAAGCCAGATGAAAAAACATCATAAAGAAGGAGGCAGGGATCATCATTTTCACATACTTCATGGAGAAAGGAAGAATGTCTCCACGGATACGGACTGCTTTCATGGCAGCCTCATAACTGTTCATAAAGAAATAAACGACTGAGAACATAAGCACGAGATAGGCCACGACAGCCACAACCTTGGCAATCTTGGCAGGAAGTATGGTGACAATGATATTGACACCTGAATGCTGCTTATTTCTCAATGCGGCACTTGCCCCGATGTAGGTAAGGCTAACCAAACCCCATCTTGCCAACTCTTCAGTCCAAGAAAAACGCAGGCTGGTGAACCTAGCAATAACACCAAGGGTGATAATGAAAAATACACCAATTAAGATAGCAGTCGCTATATAGGTTGCAATTTTTCCAAGGACCCAACTGATCCTATCCAGTACTTTAACCACTTTGAACCTCACATAGTTGACGACCGCCTCGTATGAGACGATCGTCAATACTCAATTAATTATCTTCTTACCAACCAAACTTGGCTTCAGACTTCTTCACTTCTGCGAGGAACTCATCGACGATCTCATCGCCAACCTCACCTCTGAGCCAGTCATAGGTAGGAGCCGCTGCTTCCTTGAAAAGCTCAAGCTCTTCGGCTGTAGGAACATATACTTCCATGGTGTTCTTGACTGCTTCAAAGTCGAGAACGCGGGAAGCAAGGGCCTCAGATGCACGGTCTGCAGTCTGTGCATGATATGCAGCAATCTCGATGATGTGCTGATACTCAGCTGGCAGGGAGTTCCAGAAATCGGAGTTGATCAAGACAAAGTTCTCACTCCAGGTGTGGCCATCAAGGGTGATGTACTTCTGCACTTCATTCCACTTGTTGGCTGCAATGTTCCAGATAGGGTTCTCCTGTCCATCAACAACACCGGTTTGACAAGCGGTGTAGATCTCGCCGGAAGCAAGAGGAGTTGCTGCAGCGCCCATGGCCTCAACCATCTTCACGTAGATGGGGCTCTGCATAACGCGGAACTTCAAACCCTTCATGTCAGCAGGAGTACGAATAGGACGTACGTTGTTGGTGAAGTGGCGAGTACCATTCTGTCCAACAGAGAGCATCTTGAGTCCACTGATCTCTTCAAGCTCAGCTGTCATCTCTTTCCAGAGATCACTGGTGTCAAAGAAGTCCCATGCAATCTCATCACTCTTGAACACGTATGGGAGGAAGATAACCTGAGTCTCAGGCATCAGGGAAGAGATAGTTCCAGTAGTGGTTACCATCTCAATACCACCGCTCATTGCCATTTCCATGGTTGCCTTGGTGTCACCAAGTGCATTACCTGGATAGAGCTCAACTGCGACCTTACCATTCGAGTTTGACTCAACGATGCTCTTGAAGACCAAACCATAGGCATGCTCTGGGAGCGGGGTCTTCGAGATGTTTGGCCAGGT
This sequence is a window from uncultured Sphaerochaeta sp.. Protein-coding genes within it:
- a CDS encoding transketolase — translated: MNYSQELVKELQLKAIQVRANILEMIPPGKVGHLGGSSSIADVMAALYFHTMKVNEDDPKDPGRDRLIMSKGHAVLVQYACLAELGYFERGELGKVKTFEGILQGHPDMDKTPGIEAVTGSLGQGLSVSLGVALGLTLDKSESRVYTILGDGELAEGQVWEAVMAAAVYKASNLTAIVDWNGVQATSTTAEIFPIENLVEKWKAFGWNVIEIDGHDMEQVLGALDAARAYKEGPTAIMAHTVKGKCFPFAEGKAKYHNASMNEEEYKIAWQCIDNMRKEVEA
- a CDS encoding DctP family TRAP transporter solute-binding subunit codes for the protein MKKMMTVLALVMIVSFLFIGCEKKATAAASTAGTMPAASAAQTSSSTAAAEAPATEEKIAVSVKEEVRTVDPDYTIRFAYYDAATWPNISKTPLPEHAYGLVFKSIVESNSNGKVAVELYPGNALGDTKATMEMAMSGGIEMVTTTGTISSLMPETQVIFLPYVFKSDEIAWDFFDTSDLWKEMTAELEEISGLKMLSVGQNGTRHFTNNVRPIRTPADMKGLKFRVMQSPIYVKMVEAMGAAATPLASGEIYTACQTGVVDGQENPIWNIAANKWNEVQKYITLDGHTWSENFVLINSDFWNSLPAEYQHIIEIAAYHAQTADRASEALASRVLDFEAVKNTMEVYVPTAEELELFKEAAAPTYDWLRGEVGDEIVDEFLAEVKKSEAKFGW
- a CDS encoding TRAP transporter small permease subunit; its protein translation is MVKVLDRISWVLGKIATYIATAILIGVFFIITLGVIARFTSLRFSWTEELARWGLVSLTYIGASAALRNKQHSGVNIIVTILPAKIAKVVAVVAYLVLMFSVVYFFMNSYEAAMKAVRIRGDILPFSMKYVKMMIPASFFMMFFHLAWGLGDLLTSKGIAGKTIGS
- a CDS encoding zinc-binding dehydrogenase; the encoded protein is MKALYYVGEKEMELREIPTPAPNENEYLIQVKSNGICGSDFEGYMGKTGRRTPPMIMGHEFSGVVAQAPKGGKFQEGQKVVVFPKPYCGVCEFCKKGMVNVCPEGICMGVLDVDGSMCEYVTIEEKYLLPFDGISFSEAAFTEPLAVAYRSVYKISDDELAEADYTLIIGAGTIGLMALALLKYRGAKNVIVSDATDFRLGIAKELGADYLVNPRTQDFLAEITAITSGKMIDFSIEAVGIAPTAKNSLECLKIGGTAIWIGNAQKIIEVNMQNIVTKELKIKGNYVYDLDGFADSLRLLSERKINIKPLITHSYKLEDGVQAFKDLENNREGKMLKVMLES
- a CDS encoding transketolase C-terminal domain-containing protein, coding for MRTTDSLRTTYGETLVELGKDNKDIVMLEADLGNSTMSKLFAAEYPERYFQMGIAEQNMASVSAGLSLTGKIPFMNSFAVFASGRAYDQIRSSVTIANLNVKICGSSAGLSDYGDGKTHQSIDDIALMQVLPHMTVLSPCDAVETEKMVRAMVEQKGPMYLRINRNDLPIVTDPAEEYHIGKMTQMVDGGDVVIFATGVMVQQSMEAAKILEKEGISARVVNVSTIKPLDTEALLGFCEGVKGVVTAEEHNVIGGLGSVVCQALSKSRLPIEMLGVGDRYGTSAENYEILLRHYGLEAEDVAKKARAVLAGK
- a CDS encoding TRAP transporter large permease, whose product is MGIIAVVFILALAIGIPIAFVLGVSSLYYFLFLGNIPLSMIGQKMYSGIDNYILLAIPFFILAGELMNRSKITDALISFSNILVGRIPGALAQVNIVASVFFAGITGSGVADTAALGSILIPAMEKEGYTPAYATAVTVASSVIGPIIPPSVVMVIYSMATGESVGALFAAGYLPGILVAFSLMVLSYYYAKKHNHPRRTNKIPMKEVVYTLKESIIGLMCPAILVIGIFSGYFTPTEAAVIACLYAIIAGLFLLKTMSLKEVFDSFLSAAVTSSVTLLVIALANLFGQVLAIERIPSLIANFMLNLTSNKIIFLLMVNLFLLFMGMIMDPGASVLILAPIFLPIALTYGIQPLHFAIVMLVNLNFGLITPPVGTCLYAAAPIAKLSIEKISKAVLPFIGVELIALMFLTYIPELTLIVPRLLGYIY